In Drosophila nasuta strain 15112-1781.00 chromosome 2R, ASM2355853v1, whole genome shotgun sequence, a single genomic region encodes these proteins:
- the LOC132786612 gene encoding protein pellino, giving the protein MVKRTDGTESPILAEDGGDGHDKPRLRYGELVILGYNGYLPQGDRGRRRSKFVLHKRTEPSGVKRSKHYIVQSPQTSKAILDANQHSISYTLSRNQAVIVEYKEDTETDMFQVGRSSESPIDFVVMDTLPGDKKDAKVMQSTISRFACRILVNRCEPAKAKIFAAGFDSSRNIFLGEKATKWQDNVEIDGLTTNGVLIMHPKGSFCGGNAKCGLWRECSVGGDVFSLRESRSAQQKGQPIYDECNILQDGTLIDLCGATLLWRSAEGLQHSPTKHDLEKLIDAINAGRPQCPVGLNTLVIPRKVNISDQVNQPYVYLNCGHVQGHHDWGQDENTGARRCPMCLELGPVVTLCMGLEPAFYVDVGAPTFAFNPCGHMATEKTVKYWANVEIPHGTNGFQAVCPFCATPLDGATGYIKLIFQDNLD; this is encoded by the exons cACCGACGGCACAGAATCCCCCATACTGGCTGAAGACGGTGGCGATGGCCACGATAAACCCCGTTTGCGATATGGAGAATTGGTTATACTTGG CTACAATGGCTACTTGCCCCAGGGCGATCGCGGTCGTCGACGCTCCAAATTTGTGCTCCACAAGCGAACAGAGCCGAGCGGCGTAAAGCGCTCCAAACATTACATCGTACAATCACCACAGACATCCAAGGCCATACTGGATGCCAACCAGCACTCGATATCGTATACGCTCTCACGCAATCAGGCCGTCATTGTCGAGTACAAAGAGGACACGGAAACGGATATGTTTCAG GTGGGACGCTCGTCAGAATCGCCAATAGATTTTGTTGTAATGGACACGCTGCCCGGTGATAAGAAGGATGCCAAGGTGATGCAGAGCACGATTTCACGCTTCGCCTGCCGCATTTTGGTTAACAGATGTGAACCCGCCAAGGCGAAAATCTTTGCCGCTGGCTTCGATTCAAGCAGAAACATATTCTTGGGT GAAAAGGCCACCAAATGGCAGGACAATGTGGAAATTGATGGTCTAACCACAAACGGTGTGTTAATCATGCATCCCAAAGGTTCATTCTGTGGCGGCAATGCCAAGTGCGGACTCTGGCGTGAATGCTCCGTTGGCGGCGACGTTTTCAGCTTGCGTGAATCGCGTTCGGCACAACAAAAGGGGCAACCC ATCTATGATGAATGCAACATCTTGCAGGACGGCACACTCATTGATCTCTGTGGCGCCACACTGCTCTGGCGCTCAGCTGAGGGGCTGCAACATTCACCG ACCAAACACGATTTGGAGAAGCTTATCGATGCCATTAACGCTGGTCGTCCACAGTGCCCGGTGGGTCTCAATACATTGGTTATACCACGCAAAGTGAACATCAGTGATCAGGTGAATCAGCCTTATGTGTACTTAAACTGCGGCCATGTGCAAG GACATCATGACTGGGGTCAGGATGAGAACACAGGTGCACGCCGTTGTCCCATGTGCCTAGAACTGGGGCCCGTTGTTACCTTGTGCATGGGCCTGGAACCGGCCTTCTATGTGGATGTGGGCGCACCCACGTTTGCATTCAATCCATGTGGTCACATGGCGACTGAGAAAACTGTCAA GTACTGGGCAAATGTGGAAATACCGCACGGAACCAATGGCTTTCAGGCCGTTTGTCCATTCTGTGCGACGCCTCTGGATGGCGCGACTGgctacattaaattaattttccaGGATAATTTAGATTAA